The window CAACGTCGATCCTGAAATTATAGTGGACGATAGATATCATGAAAATGATCTGGGTCGTTATGTTGGGTTGGCTATCCAGCTATCGACGGAAAAGAAGAGGGAGTTGTTACAAAATCCTTGGATGCCACCCAGAAATtacgattttgaaaataatttgaaaagaaagcaATTTGCAAGCTATTTGAAACGAAAATTTAATCATGCTTAGTGGGATCAATATGCATCAATAGTATAGTATATTCCAAGCGACTAAAAGGTGCTCTTTGTAAGGCATTGTGTTTTGTTCCCTTCGCCCATCACCACTGTGAGAGGCATTTTGGGATGATTTATGGTCAGGCCATatataaagttcaaaaatatgCATGAAGACTGCCGAAAGCATGCAACGACCAACCTAAGTGTACACACACAAAGAAAGCAGGTTTCCTGCTTACTGGCAGTCGGTGCCTATAAGCACCGATAATTAAGTGTACTTTTAAATTTGCCCGCACATAGAAAAAGCCGGCCGGAGCTTGTTGCAAGTGTGAATCGGCACCGACTATTTTACcggaatgaatttttaattcttggtCGCTTATTATCGGAGTCAGACGTGGGGTTTTAGTagagtttttgatttattttatagtaatggATGTCGAAATTTTGATATCTGCTGTTTGTACAAGACCTGCGCTGTGGAACAAACGGCTAAAGTCTCACAGCAATAGGAGCGTGACCCAAAGTTTGTGGAATGACATAGCGCAGCTGAAATGAGGATCAatggtaagtttttattattaataataaaagcctgtttattaccattatttaataaaaactacaatACTGTAAGTATAGATACCTCTATAATTACTTAAATACACAAACTTGACAAGAAGAAATTACGGATATGATTACATTGTTTAATTACGATAACTTAGTGGATTATTCGAGAAAAAGTGGGTAAATATATCTCTAATTGTTTTAGCTGTATTTGGCGGTATCCCAGCACCAtgattttcatgatttctttGCGCAATTTCTACATTAGTTAGGTGTCTCTCAAGACCTTCTCTATTAAGAAACGTGTTATGTAgaatacaaatacatttaatataatacattAACACGTATATCCATTTCGATGAGTTTGGACAAGATACGCCGTTTTGCAGTTAGTATCCCAAAAGTGCATTCGATTGTTTTTCGAGCTCTGGAGAGTCTGCTGTTAAAGCACTCATGATCCAGAGGCAAATTTTTTCCGCCGTAAGGTTTgagtaaaaaatctaaaagtggATAGGCTTCATCACCTATAGAAACATATGGTGCCTTCGTATTTGTCCCTGGAAGATTAGAGGGTTCaggtattttaatttccttGGTAGTTAATAGTTTATAGAAATCTGAGGACTGGAAAGTGCGCCGTCACTTTGCTTTCCATAACCACCTACGTCTATAGCAATCAGTTTGTAATTGGCGTCTGAAATCCCTTGAAGTACAacagagaaatattttttatagatccAGAATTTTTTGGACAAATAACACGGACATGTTTTCCATCAATAGCACCTATTACGTGGAGAAAGTTCCATATATTGTAAAActatttagagatttttttgaaagtgtCTTTTGATGGAATAGGCATATGTTCGAGCTGTAACTCTTGCCATATTACCACTACAGTTTCGGCTATAATATTCCCTATAGTCGAGGCTCCCATTCGAAAAGAAAATCCCAGAGACCTAAATGAACACCCTGCAGCTAAATAcctgaaacaaataataaacgttAATCAATTCCAACAcaaaaatttaagcaattttttttttcagaaaatgtgtTACTAAAAAAAGGAAGTATTTGCGTGACCAGTTTACAGTGGAGTTAGGAAAAATTCCAAAACCTCGGTCAGGGGATGCAGCACCTTCCAGTTACGTATCAAAATTGCCatattttcattcatttttttgAAAGACATACTAAAAGCTAGAGTCTCTAGTGGAAATTGTAGTATACAAACTGCAGAAAGTATGCAAGACGAAAACGCAAATAGTCACACAAATGAAGAAATTGACCAGGTTCAAGATGAAAGTTTGAATATCGAAACAAACACATGGCAAAATGAAGATAACGCTATcccaaaaacaaatgaaataaatgaagcCGAAGCAAACAATGGTGGAAACAAAACAGAACGCCAAGAagcattaaacaaaaaaacaaaatcaattaaaagaaaacgGGAAACTGAAAGTTGAAATgaacaaatgataaaaattgagaaacaaaaattggaatatttacAAGAAAAGGCTAAGCGACCACGAATGATGGAGAAGGAGGATGATGATcacatctgttttttttttaagtttgctTTCTTATGTACGACAAATTCTAGTAAACAAAATACTTCATTTAGAGGGCGCGTTCAACAAATTGTCTAAGAATATGCATATCATGGACATGAATCACCTTTTGTACCAACTCCTCAAATTTCTCCTTATCCTGGAAGTTCATGCTCTTCTTCATCCACGTATAGTACACAAGTCACGCATCCATTTGCTCTACATGCAAATTATACAACTACAATCCATGAGACAGCTGTGGAGAAAGAATTATCGACCGATTTGCTTGAACTTTAGATAAACAGGGTAtctaattaaatcttttaaaactttttctcagaattatacttttgtttaattaattatatttaatttgataaaaaatgaatttttactcACCTAATAGTAATCACCAGTCTTTCTTCGGGGAGAATTGGCTGTTTGTGCCAGTTGCACCATGTTTTTGATAGACATTGCTCAGTTTTTCCCAACacataattaaatgtatttaatgtcATTCTCATATACGAAAAAAAACCGTTCTTCATGTTGTTTCAAAGTCAGAAATAGGTGATGATATTCTCCATAAACTTTTCGCTCCTTATTTAGGGAATAAACTCCTTGCCTTCGTCTTTGTATTTGGAGAAAAACGTTTTCCAAATTCCAGATTCCAAATTCCAGCTTTCTTTAACTCTTTATGAACGTACAAGCGGGAAAACCGGCGCCGGTATTCAGCGCCGAAATTAGGCGCTGGCTAACCTGCTTTCTTTGTGTGTGTACCTTAACAGCGACAAACGCtgcaaaaaattttcttgaaaatgttcctgTAGACATCCAACTGCAAAGTGGACACCACAAAGCAATCGATGCAAACAGACAAATATTGTCATCAATTATTTCTTGTATAGTATTTTGCGGTACACATGATATGTCTCTTAGGGGAACACAAACAGATGAGTGTGTTTTAGTAGATTTATTGAAGTTAAGAATCAATTCAGGGGacgacaaattaaaaaatcacttgGACACTTGCACACAAGTGATTTTTTCCGTCGCAATGCAGTTTACACATCGCCAAATATATTAAGTAAAGTTCAGAAGACCATGGCTTATGCAGTCTTAGCTGATAAAACAGCAGACGTAGCTGGGAAAGAACAGCTGTCAATAGACGTGCGATTCTACGAcgaaagcaaaaggaaaatcaGAGAAGAATTTGTAGGGTTTATTGAACTAAAACCACAAAATGCTTCAGCAATTGCCGAagcaattgacaatttcttgatTAGTTCCAACCTCCCAACCGATGATTGCGTAGTGTTTGAATTCGATGGTTGCTCTACAATGGCCAGGAAAGagccattttgagaaaaaaatttcctcgcgttttaaattttcattgttTAAGTCACAAACTCAACCTTGTTGTGAATGATGCAAACGTAGTGTCAGAAATTAGCAATACTGTCGCCACTGTAAAGGATGTTATAACTTTTTGCGGAGAATCGACTACACGTCGAAATTACGCTCCAAACCTATCACGATTGTGTGAGATGAGATGGTACGAAATATATAAATCAATCAgaaagttttcttaaaatttcctAGAGCTTGTGAAATCAGGTCTAGAAACGTTATCCGTAGAGGGAAATTATCAGTTGCATGCAGCCGttacaaaaacagtgtttttcatTGCTCTACAAATAATAGCCAAATATTTGGCAGTTTTAGAACCAGTAGTTAGCGCACTTCAAGCTAAATCGATCGACATTATCTCGGTGGGGAAACACATCAAAAATATCACTCAAGGAAATTCTCAGAATTGACCGTGAGTTTCCTAATAGAATAAGTAATGAAATGAAAAGCGCGAGCTGTTGCAATGGATTTGATCATAGGATATGTCGGTTCCACGTCTTGCTCACAAGCAAACACAGAATAAGATAACGAATATTGTAACGAATATAGGCGGCGTTCCCTGGCAATACCATACATTGATTCACTTATTTCAACATCGAATATTCGATTCTCCCAAGAAAATACTCCGGCGTTTGGTTTAAGTAAGCTACATGCCTTGTATATGACCAAGACCAAAACCAGCATTACAGACTTACACAAGAACGCAGAATTGGGAGCTTAGAACTAatcaagaaattgtcaattgctTCGGCAATTGCTGAAGCATTTTGTGCAATTAGTTCAATGAATCCTACATATTCTTCTCtgattttccttttgctttcgTCGTAGAATCGCACGCCTATTGACAACTGTTCTTTCCCAGCTACGGCTGCTGTTTTATCAGCTAAGAATTTTATAACCTGGATATCACCGTAGAACTGAACCTTTGGCATAATTTATGGGCGAATAAGGCTTTATCAGATGATCAATTAACGAACATAGAAATAGTTGATCTGTTCAACGAAGCACTATCGCATGCACCACGGCGACCGTAGAACGGTTCTTCAGTACGCTGCGAAGAGTTAAAACGGGGCTTAGAAGCACCATGGGTAAAGAAAGGCTTACAGGTTTATGTCTGATGAGCATACAtcgtaattatttaaaagaaagcagTGGTTTATTGAAAAGACTGGCAGTAGACCAATTTTCGGCAAATCCGAGATTactgttaaattaatatacatatatattgtaattattatatatataatattttgttttgtgtcaATTAaactaattcataaaaataaattttcaggattttttgttttaatatagcCGACCGACCATCTTCTCGAAACAGGTATGAGCTGCCCCCCCTAGCTGAAATCCTGGGTACGCCCTTGAGTTAAGGCCtgtttcatttctttaacatttgactttttaattaattttcacaacgaAACCTTAGTTTGTACGCATTTGGGGCCATAATTCGATATAGGTATTTATTGTTAACAcctgaacaaaaaattattaaaatctcttAGGAATTTTAGGAGATACGgccattatattgattaaataacagggagtgCGGACTATGAATAAGATGCTGGCGATATATGCTGGGTTCTCGATTTGGTCGCTAGATATCgttcggacgctagcttcacacaccaTAATGTGTTATAATTGTGTTCTGTGGTTGCTAGTGTTGCTACTATATCTGGGTTCTGTGCTATAGGCCTTTACTGTTCAGTGTTGATATTAACGGATTTTCCTTGAATATCGCCTGGAAAATATCGTTATTTTAATCAGAACCACGGGGTGGTATAAGCTAAGCTAGTTATTTTTCTACAAATCGAAAATACACTAATTATTCAATTTCACTTATTTCTCCaatataaatgacaaaaaagtttttttataataaaatttacagaaaGTAAAAATATGCCTATATAGGCAGTGATgatgtaaaattgaaaaaaaaacatccatATGAAATAACAAACTAAACaaataaactaaagaaaatcaacaaaattagaaatttgGCCTTGGACTTAACCTCAAAATTCTTGAGACATTTATTTGAGGTTATAtggtatttgtttatttacttcCAAATTCCCAAGacatttttcagttttccaTAGAGTATTAGTCAATATCAGTATATTAATTAGGTAAATAAAGAAACTAAGGAGACATTAAAAGATATGTTTTAAgcacattttttttagatatggcAGATGTTAGCAAAGTAATTCAAACTCTCTCAGACATTCCCAAAGACACATTAGATTTACCAGAAAACGCTTCACAAataagcaatattcaaaaaccAACATGTGATCAACAATATGACACACAAGATGTTCACTATGAAGGTGATATTGCAATTTATACTGATAAGGCGACAGGTTATCAGTACCAGTGGGACAAAGAGAAGAATGAGTGGGTCCCAAAGCAGAACAACATAACTTATGACTTTGAGGATGATACACATGTTTATGTAGATGCTGATGGCACCAAGCTATTTTGGGACAAGGAGAAGAAAGCTTGGTTTCCAAAACTCGATGATGATTTTATGGCAAAATATCAAATGTCTTATGGATTTAACAATGAAGAACCAGGTGAAAAGGCTACAAAACCTGAACCTCCAGCTGAAAATGAAGTGCCCACCAAACCTCCCAAAGGAGAAAAGAGAAAGGCCTCTGAGCCACAATGGTTTGAACTTGAAGAAACCCTAAATACCAATGTTTATGTTTCCAACTTGCCCACAGATATTTCTGAACAAGAGTTTATcgattttatgcaaaaatgtGGATTAGTGATGAGAGATCCAGTATCAGGACACTTCAAAGTAAAACTATATAGGGAACCTGGTACAGGGTACCTTAAAGGGGATGCTCTTTGCACTTATATTAAAGTAGAATCTGTGGAATTGGCCCTTAAGTTACTTGATGGCTATGaatttaagggaaaaataataaatgtggaAAGGGCTAGATTTGAAATGAAAGGTGAATATGACCCAAAGCTCAAaccaaaaatgagaaaaaagaaAGACAAACTAAAGCTTAAGAAACAACAAGAGAAACTGTTTGATTGGAGGCCagaaaagaaggaaaatgaGAAATCCAAGCATGAGAGAGTGGTAATAATAAAGAACCTGTTTGACCCAACAATATTTGATAAGGATGTGGGGCTCATTCTAGAATTCCAGGAGGACCTCAGGGAGGAAGCAGGCAAAATTGGAGAAGTTCGTAAAGTACTTTTGTATGACAGGCATCCAGAGGGAGTGGCCCAGATCACAATGGCGTCTCCAGAGGAAGCAACGCAAGTGGTAACTGTACTAAATGGCAGATGGTTTATGAAACGTCAACTTACTGCAGAAATATGGGATGGAAAAACCAAGTTTAAGATTGCCGAAACTGATTCTGAAATAAACCAGAGGTTGGAGAAGTGGGATAAGTTTTTGGAGCAGGAAGATGGTGATGAAAAGAGTAAAGACAATAAGAATAATGAGGATAATAGTAAAACTAATAGTTTAAGTGAAGGACAGTTAATATAACAGGTTTAGatgttaaattatattatatttgatataattagatatattatatgaatttttCTTCATTGAATTAATGAACTTTTTTCCTGTAGAAGTTAGTAGCCTTGAGCTTTTATGGCTTTTATAAGCTTTTATAGCTCTGGTTTAAAATTTGCAGAAAGCAGGGTTTACATAGAGAAGGGATTTTACCTGGTCACATTTTAACAGCCCATTGAATGTACCATATATGTAATGAATGCAGAcataaattaagataaataatatcattatATATATCTGACagaaatatacatattatacacatgtgaaaaaatatacatattttttttatatgattttatcTTTACATTTATCAAACGGTGAACTCGTTTGAAATAGTATAAATTAGCTGGGATCATGCCCAGAAAGTTCTTACTAGATCCTAAAGGTCTGTAAGAGAAGAAACCTTAAAATTAGGTGCAAAAGTGAGTTGATCTTAACCCTTTGTTTTCTAGTGGGCACACAGTCAGAAcacttacaaataaattatttgtcatGTTCCTAGAGTATTAACCGTGTGCACACCTATAAAAGACACGTGTGTATGGTGCCCCCACTCCAAAATTTTCCGTTTCCGCGTTGCAGCGCCAGTTGTTAGTTTTGCAGGTTATTTTATGTACATGCTTTTGTTTACAGAATTAgtgccactttttttaattactttactaATTTTCCTAAATGATGGCGGGTAAGTTTTAACTTTATTAGATTATTAGAGCATTTCAATATACTTTGTTATTGTCGctaagctaaaaaaattataaaaatgtataaatttgaTGAATAATATGTGGTGTGCTAAGCCTGAGGACACTAAGAATTTtaggaaaacttttttttcagattATAGGCGAGACGTTTATGGAAAATTATTAGGTATAGAATCAACCGATCTTTTTGATTTCTTGGATGAAATTCCTGATGGTAATGCAAGTCACATAGCCGATGCTACAGACGATGAAATTTTGATGGATTTAGATGTGGAAAATTCTTCGCAATCAAGATATAATGATGCGTTTGACGTAGAATCTATGCCAATAATATTTGAGGATGGAACAGTATTATCGCCGTACCGTGAAAATAACATTGAAGAGCAATCGGATAATTGGAGTAGTGAAGATGAATACCTATCCCCTTTCAGTAATAAAAGCTCAAGAATTAGcgaaaaaaacaatttggaCCAAATCTTCTCTTCACTGCCTCCAAACTTTGAaagtatttttagaaatatcgGGACCAAGCCTTACCGAAAATGTAGAAACACCTACGGATGTATTCCTGACTATTTTCCCTGATCGACTTTTTGAACAAATATCTTTTCAAACAAATCTATATGCTCTACAAAAGGCAGGCGGTAATCCTAACAGTTTCGTGCCAACCAATGCCAAAGAGATAAAAGCATCTATCGCCATAAATTTGATTATGGGGATAAAAAAGCTACCAAGTTATTACGATTATTGGTCGTCTATGGACCAACTTAGGGATACATGTATAAGTTCAATTATGTCAACAGACCGATTTGCTTCGATTTTGTCAAATATACATGTAAATGATAACTCGGTGCAGCCCGGTAGAGATGCCCCCAATTATGACAAACTTTATAAAGTACGCCTCTTGCTTGATATTTTGTCCGAGACATATACAAGAATGGCCTAAAACCCAGCAAGAACCAAGCCATTGACGAGTCAATGATTAAATTCAAGGGTCGTAGCCTATTGAAACAATATATGCCAAACAAACCCGTAAAGCGTGGCTACAAGGTTTGGATTAGATCAGAGGAATCCGGATATGTTTGCTAGTTTCAGATTTATGTTGGTAAAGT is drawn from Anthonomus grandis grandis chromosome 1, icAntGran1.3, whole genome shotgun sequence and contains these coding sequences:
- the LOC126740294 gene encoding HIV Tat-specific factor 1 homolog; its protein translation is MADVSKVIQTLSDIPKDTLDLPENASQISNIQKPTCDQQYDTQDVHYEGDIAIYTDKATGYQYQWDKEKNEWVPKQNNITYDFEDDTHVYVDADGTKLFWDKEKKAWFPKLDDDFMAKYQMSYGFNNEEPGEKATKPEPPAENEVPTKPPKGEKRKASEPQWFELEETLNTNVYVSNLPTDISEQEFIDFMQKCGLVMRDPVSGHFKVKLYREPGTGYLKGDALCTYIKVESVELALKLLDGYEFKGKIINVERARFEMKGEYDPKLKPKMRKKKDKLKLKKQQEKLFDWRPEKKENEKSKHERVVIIKNLFDPTIFDKDVGLILEFQEDLREEAGKIGEVRKVLLYDRHPEGVAQITMASPEEATQVVTVLNGRWFMKRQLTAEIWDGKTKFKIAETDSEINQRLEKWDKFLEQEDGDEKSKDNKNNEDNSKTNSLSEGQLI